A window from Salvia miltiorrhiza cultivar Shanhuang (shh) chromosome 2, IMPLAD_Smil_shh, whole genome shotgun sequence encodes these proteins:
- the LOC131013141 gene encoding probable phospholipid-transporting ATPase 4 has product MARGRIRARIRRSQLYTFGCFRPQTSEEDEPHDFHGPGYSRVVYCNEPRMHEHKPLKYCSNYISTTKYNVVTFLPKAIFEQFRRVANLYFLLAAVLSLTPISPFSALSMIAPLAFVVGLSMAKEALEDWRRFIQDMKVNLRKARVHKKDGLFGLKPWMKLRVGDVVKVEKDKFFPADLLLLSSSYEDGICYVETMNLDGETNLKVKRSLEVTLPLDDEQTFNEFKATIKCEDPNPSLYTFMGNFEYDRQIYPLDPSQILLRDSKLRNTAYVYGVVIFTGHDSKVMQNSTRSPSKRSRIEKQMDRIIYILFSFLVFISIISSIGFIVKTKYDLPKKWYLQVPDSEELYDPGNPLRSGFYHLITALILYGYLIPISLYVSIEVVKVLQALFINRDVEMFDEETGTPAQARTSNLNEELGQVDTILSDKTGTLTCNQMDFLKCSIAGTAYGMCSSDVELAAAKQIAMDLDGNSQASTPHSWRKSGCSFGEPEIELESVVSSKYEMDRRQPIKGFSFEDCRLMNGNWCKEPNADVILLFFRILSICHTAIPERNEETGIFTYEAESPDEGAFLVAAREFGFEFCRRTQSSIFVRERYSSFEEPVEREYKVLNLLDFTSKRKRMSVIVRDEDGQIFVFCKGADSIVFDRLARNGRMYEEVTTKHLNEYGEVGLRTLALAYKKLEEDKYSAWNEEFIRAKTAIGGDREAMLDRVADMMEKDFILVGATAVEDKLQNGVPQCIDKLAQAGLKIWVLTGDKMETAINIGFSCSLLRQGMKQICITTMIMDALVQDPKQAVKENILMQITNATQMIKLEKDPHAAFALIIDGKTLTHALEDDMKNTFLNLAICCASVICCRVSPKQKALVTRLVKEGTGKTTLAIGDGANDVGMIQEADIGVGISGCEGMQAVMASDFSIAQFRFLEKLLVVHGHWCYKRIAQMICYFFYKNIAFGLTIFYFEAFAGFSGQSVYVDWYMILFNVVLTSLPVISLGVFEQDVDSDVCLQFPALYQQGPKNLFFDWYRIFGWMANGLYTSLIVFFLNIIIYYDQAFRASGQTADMTALGTAMFTGIIWAVNCQIALTMSHFTWIQHLFVWGSVAFWYIFLFIYGELNYALDVNAFRILTEVLGPAPIYWSTTLLVTVACNLPYLAHISFQRLVNPLDHHVIQEIKYYKKHIRDHRMWKAERSKARHSTKIGFTARVDATIRQLRGRLNKKYSINNAVAQQT; this is encoded by the exons ATGGCTCGGGGTAGGATAAGAGCAAGGATCCGAAGGAGCCAGCTTTATACATTTGGTTGTTTCAGGCCACAAACTTCTGAAGAAGACGAGCCACATGACTTCCATGGACCTGGTTACTCGCGAGTGGTTTACTGCAACGAGCCTCGTATGCATGAGCACAAGCCTCTTAAATACTGCTCGAATTACATATCCACCACTAAGTACAATGTTGTTACGTTTCTGCCAAAGGCCATATTTGAACAATTCAGACGTGTTGCCAACCTCTACTTTCTTCTTGCTGCGGTCTTGTCGCTGACTCCTATATCACCATTCTCTGCTTTGAGTATGATTGCACCTTTGGCTTTTGTGGTTGGTCTGAGTATGGCTAAAGAAGCTCTGGAAGATTGGCGTCGGTTTATACAGGATATGAAGGTCAATTTGCGAAAAGCTCGTGTACATAAAAAGGACGGTTTATTTGGTCTTAAACCCTGGATGAAGCTTAGGGTTGGAGATGTAGTGAAGGTAGAGAAGGATAAATTCTTCCCTGCAGATCTACTTCTGTTATCTTCCAGTTATGAAGATGGAATATGTTATGTGGAAACGATGAACTTAGACGGGGAGACTAATTTGAAGGTGAAACGATCTTTAGAGGTAACACTTCCCCTGGATGATGAGCAAACTTTCAATGAGTTCAAGGCGACCATAAAATGTGAGGATCCCAATCCTAGCCTTTACACTTTTATGGGTAATTTCGAGTATGATCGACAGATCTACCCTCTTGATCCAAGTCAAATTCTCCTCCGAGACTCGAAGCTTCGAAATACTGCCTACGTTTATGGAGTGGTTATATTCACTGGTCATGATAGCAAAGTTATGCAGAACTCCACGAGATCTCCTTCTAAAAGGAGTAGGATTGAGAAACAAATGGACAGAATAATATACATCCTTTTCAGCTTCCTCGTGTTCATCTCGATCATTAGCTCCATAGGTTTCATCGTGAAGACTAAATACGATTTGCCAAAGAAGTGGTATTTACAGGTTCCAGATAGTGAAGAGTTATACGATCCAGGTAACCCTCTGAGGTCAGGGTTCTATCATCTAATTACTGCTCTGATATTATATGGATACTTGATACCAATATCTCTCTATGTGTCGATTGAGGTTGTGAAAGTCCTCCAAGCTTTATTCATAAACCGGGATGTTGAGATGTTTGATGAAGAGACTGGAACACCAGCTCAAGCCCGGACATCAAACTTGAATGAGGAACTGGGACAAGTTGACACAATCCTTTCAGATAAAACCGGCACCTTGACCTGCAACCAAATGGACTTCCTTAAATGCTCAATTGCTGGTACTGCATACGGTATGTGTTCTAGTGATGTGGAACTTGCTGCTGCTAAACAGATCGCCATGGACTTGGACGGCAATAGCCAAGCTAGTACGCCTCATTCTTGGCGAAAAAGTGGGTGCAGCTTCGGAGAACCCGAAATTGAATTAGAGTCTGTTGTTTCTTCAAAATATGAAATGGATCGGAGGCAACCCATAAAGGGGTTCAGCTTTGAGGATTGCCGCCTCATGAATGGGAATTGGTGTAAAGAACCCAATGCAGAtgttatcttattatttttcAGGATACTGTCGATTTGTCACACTGCCATTCCAGAGCGGAATGAAGAGACTGGCATCTTCACCTATGAAGCAGAATCACCTGATGAAGGTGCTTTTCTTGTTGCTGCGAGAGAATTTGGTTTTGAGTTCTGCAGACGGACGCAGTCAAGCATATTTGTTCGTGAGAGATATTCTTCCTTTGAAGAGCCCGTTGAAAG GGAGTACAAAGTTCTCAACTTGTTGGACTTCACTAGCAAAAGGAAGAGAATGTCTGTCATCGTTAGGGACGAAGATGGACAGATCTTTGTGTTTTGCAAAGGAGCTGACAG CATTGTCTTTGATAGGCTAGCAAGGAATGGTAGAATGTACGAGGAAGTAACCACGAAGCATTTGAACGAATATGGGGAGGTTGGTTTGAGAACACTAGCCCTTGCCTACAAGAAACTTGAGGAAGACAAATATTCTGCATGGAACGAAGAGTTTATCAGAGCAAAAACTGCAATAGGTGGTGATAGGGAAGCAATGCTCGACCGGGTTGCCGATATGATGGAAAAGGACTTCATACTTGTCGGTGCAACTGCTGTAGAGGACAAATTGCAGAATGGA GTGCCCCAGTGCATAGACAAACTAGCACAAGCTGGTCTGAAGATCTGGGTTCTGACAGGTGATAAGATGGAGACCGCAATTAATATAGG ATTCTCTTGTAGTTTACTTCGACAGGGCATGAAGCAGATATGCATAACAACAATGATCATGGATGCATTAGTCCAAGATCCCAAACAG GCTGTAAAAGAGAATATCTTAATGCAAATTACCAATGCCACCCAAATGATCAAGCTGGAAAAGGATCCCCATGCGGCATTTGCTCTGATCATTGATGGGAAAACTCTAACTCATGCCTTGGAGGATGACATGAAGAATACGTTCTTGAATTTAGCAATTTGCTGTGCTTCTGTCATATGCTGCCGCGTCTCACCTAAGCAGAAAGCTCTG GTAACAAGATTAGTAAAAGAAGGTACCGGGAAAACGACATTGGCAATTGGTGATGGTGCTAATGATGTTGGCATGATTCAAGAAGCAGATATCGGTGTTGGCATCAGTGGATGTGAAGGAATGCAG GCTGTGATGGCTAGCGACTTCTCTATTGCACAGTTCCGGTTTCTGGAGAAGCTTCTGGTCGTACACGGTCATTGGTGTTACAAAAGGATTGCTCAGATG ATTTGTTATTTCTTCTATAAAAACATTGCTTTCGGCCTCACAATCTTCTACTTTGAGGCGTTTGCTGGCTTTTCTGGACAATCTGTGTATGTCGACTGGTACATGATCCTATTCAACGTCGTTCTTACATCCTTGCCCGTCATTTCGCTTGGGGTGTTTGAACAGGATGTAGATTCTGATGTATGCTTACAG TTTCCAGCTCTATACCAACAAGGCCCGAAAAACCTGTTTTTCGACTGGTACAGAATATTTGGGTGGATGGCAAACGGGCTATACACGTCCCTCATCGTGTTTTTCCTCAACATAATCATCTACTACGACCAAGCCTTCCGGGCTTCGGGCCAGACTGCAGACATGACGGCCCTTGGAACTGCTATGTTCACGGGCATCATATGGGCTGTCAACTGCCAAATTGCTCTAACAATGAGCCACTTCACATGGATCCAACACCTATTCGTGTGGGGCAGCGTTGCCTTCTGGTACATCTTCCTCTTCATCTACGGGGAGCTAAACTACGCCCTCGATGTCAATGCCTTCAGGATCCTCACCGAAGTCCTCGGTCCAGCCCCCATCTACTGGAGCACCACCTTGCTCGTGACCGTCGCCTGCAACCTGCCTTACCTCGCTCACATCTCCTTCCAGCGGCTGGTGAACCCGCTCGACCACCACGTCATACAGGAGATCAAGTACTACAAGAAGCACATCCGGGATCATCGCATGTGGAAGGCTGAGCGGAGCAAGGCCCGCCACTCGACCAAGATCGGCTTCACGGCAAGAGTCGACGCTACGATCAGGCAGTTGAGAGGGAGACTCAACAAGAAGTATTCGATCAACAATGCTGTAGCACAGCAAACTTGA